The genomic interval TGACCAGTTGATCCATTCTCCTGTAGCAACCACACTGAAACCATAGAATAATAACCAAACAGTTTGTTCCATCGCATAATTCGGATGGCGAACCAACTTCCATAATCCCGTATCTACAAATCCTTTTGAATATTCACCGAGTGGTTCACCACTATTGATTCTTCGGTATTTCTCCGTTTGAAAATCATATTGTTGTTGATCTGCGATGTATTCAATAACTACCGCAACAATGATTGCACCTGCAAGAACCCAATCCCAAAGTTGAATAGCACTTGGCGCAGAATCACCTAAACCAGTTAATACGGGAAGTGAAAACAAGAAAATAAGCGTGTTTTGGTATGAGCAAATGAAGAATAAATTGAAGAGCATCCAAACAAAGCGGTTGTTGAAACCAGGTCTTTTTCGCAATACTTCCCACCGATAATCTTCTTCTCCCGTCCAAAATTTCCATTGATAAGCACCTCTTCGAGCAAAGTTGTAGGTTAATCGTATTCCCCAAACGCTTACTACCACTGCCATTAGAACTAAACGTGGGGCAAAATCACCTGCATAGGCAACATGCCAAACGTAATAAAGGGGAATAATACTCCAAATTTTATCGATTTGAGAATTGTTTTTGGTGATTTCTCCGAGCAAGAAGCAAACACCAGTCACGATTGCTAGAACGACCCCCATATCCGTAAGTACTTCTATTTGAAGAGCATTTAAAGGAGTTCCAAAGTAGAAAGTCATCAATGGAACGACCACCAAGGTCAAAATCAGAATAAGTATAGTAATCAACATGACCGGAAAATTACGAATTAAACTGCTAAATCCAGTTTAGAAACAATAATTAGTTGACAACTCATTCTGCAACAGCAAGAACTACAACGCTTATTTTGGCGTCTGGGAATTGATTGCGAAGAATTCGCACACAAGTTTCCAATGTGGAACCAGTTGTTGCGACATCATCTACAATAATCAAATGTTGAAGCTTGTTTTCTTTTTTAGCTTGTAGTTTAAACCTGTTTTGCATATTGTCCCAACGAGAAGTTCTGCCTTTTTTAGTTTGACTTTCAGTAAAGGATGTTCGTTTCAATAAATCGGTTCGAATCTCAATTCCACTAGTTTCTGAGATTCCTTTCGAAATAATCTCAGACTGATTATACCCTCTTATAAATTCTTTTTTCGGATGGAGCGGCACAGGGATTAAAGCATCGGCATCTTTAAATTGTTCCATCAAACCAATTTTTAACCCCATTTCCTTCCCGAAATGAATGCCTACTTCCGAATTGTTTTTGTATTTGAGCTCGTGTAATATCCGTTGAGTTGAGTTTTCTTGTTTAAATCGCAACAGAGCATACGTTCCGGCAAGTTGAACCCTTCCCCAAA from Fluviicola taffensis DSM 16823 carries:
- a CDS encoding DUF1295 domain-containing protein — encoded protein: MLITILILILTLVVVPLMTFYFGTPLNALQIEVLTDMGVVLAIVTGVCFLLGEITKNNSQIDKIWSIIPLYYVWHVAYAGDFAPRLVLMAVVVSVWGIRLTYNFARRGAYQWKFWTGEEDYRWEVLRKRPGFNNRFVWMLFNLFFICSYQNTLIFLFSLPVLTGLGDSAPSAIQLWDWVLAGAIIVAVVIEYIADQQQYDFQTEKYRRINSGEPLGEYSKGFVDTGLWKLVRHPNYAMEQTVWLLFYGFSVVATGEWINWSMAGCLLLVVLFKGSSDFSEELTAAKYPDYTNYQRKTPRFIPFTKFGR
- a CDS encoding ComF family protein, with amino-acid sequence MSLFVSPKFNKWTRDLLHVIYPQNCLICQHEFNQSKLAICPICLSELSYTQFENYQEASNLDKLFWGRVQLAGTYALLRFKQENSTQRILHELKYKNNSEVGIHFGKEMGLKIGLMEQFKDADALIPVPLHPKKEFIRGYNQSEIISKGISETSGIEIRTDLLKRTSFTESQTKKGRTSRWDNMQNRFKLQAKKENKLQHLIIVDDVATTGSTLETCVRILRNQFPDAKISVVVLAVAE